A single genomic interval of Sinorhizobium meliloti harbors:
- a CDS encoding cupin domain-containing protein: MPEKHDHDHHGEDHWRNNGVRVIKGDQLDANTAQTPGMYRQAAINHARVGAQKIWAGTVAIEPNAKTGVHHHGPLESVIFVLRGKARMRWGDRLEYVAEAGPGDFIYVPPFVPHQEINADPENPLECVLVRSDNEAVVVNITDVDPVEKPEEVYWVDPIHKHPG, from the coding sequence ATGCCCGAGAAGCACGATCACGATCATCACGGAGAGGACCACTGGAGGAACAACGGCGTTCGCGTCATCAAGGGTGACCAACTCGACGCCAACACGGCTCAGACGCCAGGCATGTATCGGCAGGCGGCAATCAACCATGCCCGCGTCGGCGCCCAGAAGATCTGGGCCGGGACCGTTGCGATCGAGCCCAATGCCAAGACCGGGGTGCATCATCACGGGCCGCTTGAAAGCGTGATCTTCGTGCTTCGCGGCAAGGCGCGCATGCGTTGGGGCGACAGGCTCGAATATGTCGCCGAAGCCGGACCCGGTGACTTCATCTACGTGCCGCCTTTCGTGCCGCACCAGGAAATCAACGCGGATCCGGAAAATCCGCTCGAATGCGTGCTGGTCCGATCCGATAATGAGGCGGTCGTTGTGAACATTACCGATGTCGATCCGGTCGAAAAGCCAGAGGAAGTCTATTGGGTGGATCCGATCCACAAACATCCTGGCTGA